In Pedobacter sp. SL55, the following proteins share a genomic window:
- a CDS encoding redoxin domain-containing protein, producing MKKLIGTLFMLFATALFVNAQEVKKVGDTLTNIRLKSTKGVVYNLNNNKTKGCIIVFMTPSCDHCLAYVGRVLALNAKYQAKGFPVIAIGPYGDNDKDYPYDAMPAMKKLAEEKAFTFPYLADEKFKYTWLFDIKQTPKSVVLKKVKNGFLVTYIGNIDDEPNEKKTPKKKYVEMAVNKLLLEDIR from the coding sequence ATGAAAAAGTTGATAGGCACACTCTTTATGCTCTTTGCTACTGCATTATTTGTTAATGCACAAGAAGTTAAAAAAGTAGGCGATACGTTAACTAATATCCGCCTTAAAAGTACAAAGGGGGTTGTTTACAATCTTAATAACAATAAAACAAAGGGTTGCATTATCGTCTTTATGACGCCAAGTTGCGATCACTGTCTTGCGTATGTTGGTAGAGTATTGGCGCTTAATGCAAAGTACCAAGCCAAAGGTTTTCCAGTTATTGCTATTGGCCCTTACGGAGATAATGATAAAGACTATCCTTATGATGCCATGCCAGCGATGAAAAAACTAGCTGAAGAAAAAGCATTTACTTTTCCATATCTGGCCGATGAGAAATTCAAATACACTTGGCTTTTTGATATCAAACAAACACCCAAATCCGTTGTACTAAAAAAAGTTAAAAACGGATTTTTAGTAACCTATATCGGTAATATTGATGACGAGCCTAACGAAAAGAAAACACCTAAAAAGAAATATGTTGAGATGGCGGTAAACAAATTACTGTTGGAGGATATTCGTTAA
- a CDS encoding TlpA family protein disulfide reductase gives MFKIIVTMLLVFVGCIASAQVKLLTLNELEQRVANGKDTTYVVNFWATWCGPCVEELPYFEKLNNENAKKPLKVILMSLDFKSKLKTDVIPFVAKHQIKSEVYVVNETDQQKFIDRVDQNWSGALPATLILNTNKKVRSFHERAFTYEQLTKTISTAIKP, from the coding sequence ATGTTTAAAATTATCGTAACAATGTTGTTGGTTTTTGTAGGGTGCATTGCCAGTGCACAAGTTAAATTGTTAACTTTAAATGAATTAGAACAAAGAGTAGCCAACGGGAAAGATACTACTTATGTGGTTAATTTTTGGGCTACTTGGTGCGGGCCATGCGTAGAAGAATTGCCGTATTTTGAAAAATTGAACAATGAAAATGCAAAAAAACCATTGAAGGTAATACTGATGAGTTTAGATTTTAAATCGAAATTAAAAACTGATGTGATACCTTTTGTAGCTAAGCATCAAATCAAATCTGAAGTGTATGTAGTTAATGAAACAGACCAACAAAAATTTATCGATCGGGTAGATCAAAATTGGTCGGGCGCTTTACCTGCAACATTAATCTTAAATACAAACAAAAAAGTAAGATCATTTCACGAAAGAGCATTTACCTACGAGCAACTTACTAAAACCATATCGACAGCAATTAAACCTTAA
- a CDS encoding thioredoxin family protein, which produces MKKLILASLTLFMVTAANAQTGYKVGDVASDFNLKNVDGKQISLASYQNAKGYIVVFTCNTCPVSKAYEARVENLNKLYATKGYPVVALNTNDPVASPGDNYAKMQERAKEKKFSFAYLEDPDHVYTKKYGAMRTPHVFVLQKTAKGNEVAYIGAIDNDQQEANPERENYVQNAVNQLLKGEKPTVTNTKAIGCTIKWKKEVSR; this is translated from the coding sequence ATGAAAAAGTTAATATTGGCAAGTTTAACCTTATTTATGGTTACTGCGGCAAATGCCCAAACTGGTTATAAAGTAGGCGATGTAGCTTCAGATTTTAATTTAAAAAATGTAGACGGTAAGCAAATTTCTTTGGCTAGTTATCAAAATGCGAAAGGGTATATTGTGGTATTTACTTGCAATACTTGCCCTGTTTCTAAAGCTTACGAGGCTCGTGTAGAAAATTTGAATAAATTGTACGCTACAAAGGGGTATCCAGTGGTAGCTTTAAATACCAATGACCCGGTGGCTTCTCCAGGTGATAACTATGCTAAAATGCAAGAAAGAGCCAAAGAGAAGAAATTCAGCTTTGCTTATTTAGAAGATCCGGATCATGTTTACACCAAAAAATATGGTGCAATGCGTACACCTCACGTATTCGTTTTGCAAAAGACAGCTAAAGGTAACGAGGTAGCTTATATTGGCGCCATAGATAACGATCAGCAAGAAGCAAATCCAGAAAGAGAAAATTATGTGCAAAATGCGGTAAATCAACTGTTAAAAGGAGAGAAGCCTACTGTAACCAATACAAAAGCCATTGGCTGTACCATTAAATGGAAGAAAGAAGTAAGTAGGTAG
- a CDS encoding transglutaminase domain-containing protein: MKDKRVLPIETVQFIKDLVKNETNDKAKAKKIYEHFQKKTRYISVQIGIGGFMPIKAAEVDRLGYGDCKALVNYMQSLLEAAGIESYYCVVNAGEEKTDLLPSFASMEQGNHVILCLPLNGDTTWLECTSQDAPFGYLGSFTDDRWVLACTKDGGKLLKTPKFEAAKSQQIRMAELSLSKDGKISGHLTTTFTGSQFDSHYFLIKKSPTEQQKQLKYLYDINNIEFTSINLTANNEVPIFTEKLAVSINNYGSTNNEKLSFTPNLFNLKRLVPSVRNRTLALDLKRGYTDIDSLFFQLDDSILPVMLPKKMEVASKFGTYLAEIKIKDGKLFYYRKLMMKDGLFEPNDYEAFENFVNEVASYDRVRVTLALKKSKD, translated from the coding sequence TTGAAAGATAAACGTGTTTTACCCATAGAAACCGTTCAATTTATTAAAGATTTAGTTAAAAACGAGACCAACGATAAAGCCAAAGCAAAGAAAATTTACGAACATTTTCAGAAGAAGACACGTTACATTAGTGTACAAATTGGCATTGGTGGTTTTATGCCTATTAAAGCTGCCGAAGTGGATAGATTAGGTTATGGCGATTGCAAAGCGCTGGTAAATTACATGCAAAGTTTGTTGGAGGCTGCAGGTATCGAATCTTATTATTGCGTGGTTAATGCAGGCGAAGAAAAAACAGACCTATTGCCCTCTTTTGCCAGTATGGAGCAAGGCAACCATGTTATTTTATGTTTGCCCTTAAACGGCGATACTACTTGGTTGGAGTGTACCAGTCAAGATGCGCCATTTGGTTATTTAGGTTCATTTACTGATGATAGATGGGTTTTAGCCTGCACTAAAGATGGCGGTAAACTTTTAAAAACACCAAAGTTTGAAGCTGCCAAAAGCCAACAAATCCGTATGGCAGAGCTATCTTTATCAAAAGATGGAAAAATTTCTGGCCATTTAACCACTACATTTACCGGTTCTCAGTTCGATAGCCATTATTTCTTAATTAAAAAATCTCCAACAGAACAGCAAAAACAGTTAAAATATCTATACGACATTAACAATATTGAATTTACATCCATCAACTTAACGGCAAATAACGAAGTTCCTATTTTTACAGAAAAATTAGCAGTGAGTATAAATAATTACGGAAGTACCAATAACGAAAAGTTAAGTTTTACCCCAAACCTATTTAACCTTAAACGGCTAGTTCCGTCTGTACGTAACAGAACCTTAGCTTTAGATTTAAAACGTGGATACACCGATATAGATAGCTTATTTTTCCAGTTAGACGATAGTATTTTACCAGTTATGCTGCCAAAAAAAATGGAAGTAGCTAGTAAATTCGGAACTTATTTAGCCGAAATAAAAATAAAAGACGGCAAGTTATTTTACTACAGAAAACTGATGATGAAAGATGGCTTATTTGAACCTAATGATTATGAAGCTTTCGAAAACTTTGTAAATGAGGTGGCCAGTTACGATAGAGTTAGAGTTACGCTGGCATTGAAAAAGAGCAAAGATTAA
- a CDS encoding DUF3857 domain-containing protein, translating to MNKILTLALLLVCLAAKAQNYAVDVIPAALKNRAHAIIRDSKTVVDMRSPDQVLLTVYTSITVLNKNGDRQAQLALLYDKNTVIKSAKGEIYDEFGKQTGKFSLSNFKDESAVSAISLFEDDRVNAISHK from the coding sequence ATGAATAAGATTTTAACATTAGCTTTATTGTTGGTTTGTTTAGCAGCCAAGGCACAAAACTATGCTGTTGATGTTATTCCAGCTGCTTTAAAAAATAGAGCGCACGCCATTATAAGAGATAGCAAAACCGTAGTAGATATGCGATCTCCGGATCAGGTGTTGCTAACTGTTTATACGAGTATTACTGTACTCAACAAAAATGGAGATAGACAAGCTCAGCTTGCTTTACTTTATGATAAAAACACGGTAATCAAATCGGCCAAAGGCGAAATTTATGACGAATTTGGAAAGCAAACTGGCAAATTTTCACTGAGCAATTTTAAGGATGAAAGCGCAGTTAGCGCTATTTCTTTATTTGAAGATGATCGGGTAAATGCTATATCCCACAAGTAA
- a CDS encoding DUF3857 domain-containing protein, translated as MRKYLIIVLLFFSYPTIAQDFIYGKLTDEDRMFNNKQIDSNANTVYLNEFGNTRFSYDSETGSMKLVYEYHARIKIFNKEGFNAANIVIPTYKSGTGDNQQEVISGIKASTFNYQNGKFVETEMTTKSIFNEEKSKYLSLTKFTLPNITKNSIIEYQYTIETPYLFNFRSWIFQSDLPKVNSTYIAYIPANYKYNISLRGFYKLTENKAELSRECLRVVGKEMDCSKLTFTMKDMPAFIEEDYMTSPTNYKSAIYFELEEVHYLNGSSQKYTKSWKDIDYELTSNKDFGGQMKKKDVFKNILPSVIGNAATDLDKAKAIFEYIKKQIRWNNYYGKYSETSVKEVIDKRSGNVADINFALISALSAAELDAEAVILSTRENGTVNKLFPIMSEFNYVVAKVNIDDKSYLLDASEPLAPFGLLPLRCINDQGRVIHLKKPSYWIDLKASQKSSTVHNLTGVMSEDGKINGKITSYSSGFDALNLRKSIKKYSSVDEYVEKLDERLSNIKIKNFKITNLDTVENSITEEYEVEFSIGTEEQSVSYFNPFFINPIRKNPFKLNERNYPVDLGAASDERISINITLPENYMVKEKPSDISMALPNQGGKYLVRTEVSDNNLTINQQLQFNKAIYTSEEYHYLKEFYNRIIQAQKSEVVLSKAN; from the coding sequence ATGCGCAAGTATCTAATTATAGTCCTATTATTTTTTTCATATCCTACCATTGCTCAAGACTTTATTTATGGAAAACTAACTGATGAAGACAGGATGTTTAACAATAAACAAATAGATAGTAATGCCAACACAGTTTATTTGAATGAGTTTGGCAACACACGCTTTTCTTACGATTCTGAAACAGGTAGTATGAAACTTGTTTATGAGTATCATGCCCGCATCAAAATTTTCAACAAAGAAGGATTTAACGCCGCTAATATTGTTATTCCAACCTATAAAAGCGGAACTGGCGACAACCAACAAGAAGTTATTTCAGGTATCAAAGCGTCTACGTTTAACTATCAAAACGGAAAATTTGTAGAAACGGAAATGACAACAAAGTCGATATTTAACGAAGAAAAATCGAAATACCTTTCTCTTACGAAGTTTACCCTACCAAATATCACTAAAAATTCGATCATCGAGTATCAATATACCATAGAAACGCCGTATCTCTTCAACTTCAGATCGTGGATTTTTCAGTCAGATTTACCCAAAGTTAACAGCACCTATATTGCCTATATACCGGCAAACTATAAGTACAATATATCGTTGAGAGGATTTTACAAGCTTACAGAAAATAAAGCAGAGCTAAGTCGTGAATGCTTGCGTGTGGTTGGTAAAGAGATGGATTGTTCTAAGCTAACTTTTACGATGAAAGACATGCCAGCTTTTATTGAAGAAGATTACATGACCTCGCCTACCAACTACAAATCTGCTATTTACTTTGAATTGGAAGAGGTACACTACCTCAATGGTTCTTCGCAAAAGTATACCAAATCATGGAAAGACATTGACTATGAACTAACCTCTAACAAAGATTTTGGCGGCCAAATGAAAAAGAAAGATGTTTTTAAAAACATTTTGCCAAGTGTGATAGGCAATGCAGCTACAGATCTAGACAAAGCAAAAGCCATCTTTGAGTATATCAAAAAACAGATACGTTGGAATAATTATTACGGAAAGTATAGCGAAACCAGTGTTAAAGAAGTGATAGACAAACGTTCTGGAAATGTGGCAGATATTAACTTTGCGCTGATATCGGCATTATCTGCAGCAGAGTTAGATGCAGAGGCTGTAATTTTATCTACCCGCGAAAATGGAACAGTAAACAAGCTCTTTCCAATTATGAGCGAATTTAACTACGTAGTGGCTAAAGTTAACATTGACGACAAAAGCTATTTGCTTGATGCATCTGAACCTTTGGCACCATTTGGATTACTACCCTTGAGATGTATTAACGATCAAGGCAGGGTAATTCATCTAAAGAAACCATCGTATTGGATTGATCTTAAAGCTTCGCAAAAAAGCTCTACCGTTCATAATTTAACTGGTGTAATGAGCGAAGACGGTAAAATTAATGGCAAAATAACTTCTTATTCGTCAGGTTTTGATGCACTTAATCTTCGTAAATCAATTAAAAAATATTCGTCTGTAGATGAATATGTAGAAAAATTAGATGAGCGTTTATCAAACATCAAAATCAAAAATTTTAAAATTACCAACTTAGACACGGTAGAAAATTCGATTACAGAAGAATACGAAGTTGAGTTTAGCATTGGAACCGAAGAGCAGTCGGTCAGTTATTTTAATCCATTTTTTATTAATCCGATTAGAAAAAATCCTTTCAAATTAAATGAAAGAAATTATCCCGTTGATTTGGGAGCTGCAAGCGACGAACGCATCTCAATTAACATAACACTGCCAGAAAATTATATGGTTAAAGAAAAACCTAGCGATATTTCTATGGCATTGCCAAACCAAGGTGGCAAATATTTGGTAAGAACAGAGGTAAGCGACAATAATTTAACCATCAATCAGCAATTGCAGTTTAACAAAGCAATCTACACTTCAGAAGAATATCACTATCTTAAAGAGTTTTACAATAGAATTATTCAAGCACAAAAATCAGAAGTAGTGTTATCGAAAGCCAACTAA
- a CDS encoding 3'-5' exonuclease, with product MKLNLKRPLAFFDLEATGINVGVDRIVEIAILKAMPDGTEQILTKRINPEIPIPLVTSLIHGIYDEDIKDAPKFGDVAQEIADFIGDADLAGYNSNKFDIPMLLEEFLRVGVDLDMSDRKFVDVQNIFHQMEQRTLKAAYKFYCDKDLVNAHAAEADIRATYEVLLAQLDKYEHTEFEDKQGNVSIPVKNDVEALHAFTNMNKSVDYAGRMVYNDKGEECINFGKHKGKTVESIFDTEPSYYAWMMQGDFPLFTKKKLEEIWKRWSKKKKNKNKSVVNSKLLHQSITLNQENQNQLNLLPMICWIN from the coding sequence ATGAAATTAAATTTAAAACGCCCCTTAGCATTTTTTGACCTCGAAGCTACAGGCATAAATGTAGGGGTAGACAGAATTGTGGAAATTGCCATATTAAAAGCAATGCCAGATGGTACAGAGCAAATCTTAACCAAACGTATTAACCCAGAAATCCCTATTCCATTGGTAACTTCTTTAATTCATGGTATTTATGATGAAGATATTAAAGATGCGCCTAAGTTTGGAGATGTAGCCCAAGAAATAGCAGATTTTATTGGCGATGCGGATTTAGCTGGTTACAATTCTAATAAGTTTGATATTCCGATGTTATTGGAAGAGTTTTTACGTGTTGGTGTAGATTTAGATATGAGCGATAGAAAATTTGTGGATGTGCAAAATATATTCCACCAAATGGAGCAACGTACTTTAAAAGCAGCCTACAAGTTCTATTGCGACAAAGATTTGGTAAATGCACACGCTGCAGAAGCTGACATTAGGGCTACCTACGAAGTGCTATTGGCGCAATTAGATAAATATGAACACACAGAGTTTGAGGACAAACAAGGAAATGTTTCTATCCCTGTAAAAAATGATGTGGAAGCGCTGCATGCGTTTACCAACATGAACAAATCGGTAGATTATGCTGGCCGTATGGTTTACAATGATAAAGGCGAGGAATGTATCAATTTTGGTAAGCATAAAGGCAAAACGGTAGAAAGTATTTTTGATACCGAGCCAAGCTACTACGCATGGATGATGCAGGGAGATTTTCCTTTGTTTACCAAAAAGAAATTGGAAGAAATTTGGAAGCGTTGGTCGAAGAAAAAGAAGAACAAAAACAAGTCCGTAGTCAACAGCAAACTGCTACACCAAAGCATAACCCTCAACCAAGAAAATCAGAACCAGCTAAACCTGTTACCAATGATATGCTGGATCAACTGA